A genomic segment from Syngnathus scovelli strain Florida chromosome 3, RoL_Ssco_1.2, whole genome shotgun sequence encodes:
- the LOC125993625 gene encoding uncharacterized protein: protein MDELLLLIPRNLDVSRSATLCFTELWLTKLVPNRAVQLPGRHLMAPRMAATVSRSLFLCLILCVFCVFCCPSRITFTREALLNIGQSSSGIFSPVLSDSDCLSEILAGAAVLYKLARRRRRGKRAGALVKLRQRGFRSALPSIHLANVRSLANKMDELLLLTSRNTDFSRSAALCFVETWLSERTPHHAMELAGFRLTRADRSAELSGKSKGGGLCFYINERWCTDVMVLKEFCSPLLETLFINCRPFYSPREFSSIVMAAVYIPPHARASEATQMLADQVTDMEKLLPNSLIIVLGDLNRANLAHELPRYRQHITCPTRGAQTLDHCYTVIKDAYHSVARAALGLSDHCLVHLVPAYRQKLKTSKPVVRTVRKWTVESRQDLQACFDCTDWSVFDAANSDLHELTDTVTSYISFCEDLCVQTKTFCTYNNDKPWFTPNLRRLRKVKEEAYRSGDRDLFKQTRNTLNREVRKASRCYGESLERHLSANPDPSTVWKGLQSITSFKKRTPRPVESPRLADQLNRFYCRFDRSSHTTGPPAAQSTQSTYSPPPTTALSTPPSPWSPTLSLAEAAPALQIREEEVRRMFRRQKIRKAPGPDGVSPSCLKVCAEQLAPTFARIFNRSLELCEVPSCFKSSTIVPVAKKPAITGMNDYRPVALTSVVMKSFERLVLNHLKDVTGPLLDPHQFAYRANRSVDDAVNMGLHYILQHLDTPGKYARILFVDFSSAFNTIAPDILQQKLIQLAVPASTCQWITSFLTNRRQRVRLGSITSDTLTTNTGAPQGCVLSPLLFSLYTNDFSASDSSVKLLKYADDTTLIGLIQNGDETAYRQEVERLVHWCSQNHLDLNPLKTVEMTVDFRHLQVPGNHNLSGPEMDRPHRLCPQEGPAEAVLPETAQEVQPATGAAEDLLHCHHPVCPLHLHHCLVWIGLQTRQAQTATDNKDCRKDNWNQPPIYPRLVPVQDQETCK, encoded by the exons atggacgaactactGCTTCTCATCCCAAGGAACCTGGACGTTAGCAGATCCGCCACCCTGTGCTTCACCGAATTGTGGCTTACCAAACTCGTCCCTAACCGTGCCGTGCAGCTGCCtggacgtcatctgatggcgccgcggatggctgccacggtgagtcgctctctgtttctttgtcttattttgtgtgttttctgtgtcttctgctgtccatcccggatcacttttactagagaagcactgttaaacatcggtcagtcttcttctggtattttctctcctgttctctctgattcagattgtttgtcggagattttagccggagcggcggtgctatacaagctagcgcgacggcggcgacgcggaaaacgagcgggagccctcgtaaagctgaggcaaagagggttccgttctgccctaccgtcaattcatctggcgaatgtccgctccctggcgaacaagatggacgaactgctgctcctcacttcaaggaacacggacttcagcagatccgccgcgctgtgttttgttgagacgtggcttagcgaacgaaccccccaccacgccatggagttagctgggtttcggctaacgcgtgcagatcgcagcgcggagctctccggaaaatcaaagggaggtggtctctgtttctacattaatgaacgttggtgtaccgatgtcatggtgttgaaagagttttgcagccctctcctagaaacacttttcataaactgccggccgttctattcaccacgggagttctcctcgatcgtcatggcggctgtttacatcccaccacacgcacgtgcgagtgaagccacgcagatgctggctgaccaggtgacagacatggagaaacttctaccaaattcactaatcattgttctgggtgatcttaacagggcgaacctcgcacacgaactccccagatacagacagcacataacgtgtcccaccagaggggcacagacactggaccactgctacaccgtaattaaggatgcataccactctgtggctcgtgcagctttaggactctcggaccactgtctagttcatctggtccctgcctacagacagaaactaaaaacttctaagcctgtggtgaggactgtcaggaagtggacagtggagtcaaggcaggacctccaagcctgctttgactgcaccgattggagtgtttttgatgctgcaaattcagacttgcatgaactcactgacactgtcacatcatacatcagtttttgtgaggatctgtgtgtgcagactaagaccttctgcacgtacaacaacgacaaaccttggtttacaccgaaccttaggaggctgcgcaaagtcaaggaggaggcctacaggagcggcgaccgggacctgttcaagcagaccagaaacacactgaaccgagaggtcaggaaagccagtaggtgttacggggagagcctggagagacacctctctgccaatcctgatccctcaacagtgtggaaaggcctgcagagcatcacgagcttcaagaaacgaaccccccgtcctgtggagagcccaaggctcgctgaccagctaaacaggttctactgcaggtttgatcggtcctcccacacaacgggacctcctgcagcacaatccacacaatccacatactcacctccccccacaactgctctgtccacacctccatcaccgtggtcaccgactctctctcttgcagaggccgcgcccgcactccagattcgcgaggaggaagtgcgccggatgttccggagacaaaagatcaggaaggcaccgggcccagacggcgtgtcaccttcctgcttgaaagtctgcgctgagcagctggcgcccacctttgcacggatcttcaaccgttccctggagctgtgtgaggtgccctcgtgcttcaagagctccaccatcgttccagtggccaagaagcccgccatcacaggtatgaatgactatagacctgttgcactgacatctgtggtcatgaaatctttcgagaggttagtactgaaccacctgaaggatgtcacgggccccctgctggacccccaccagtttgcctaccgggcaaacaggtcggtagatgatgcggtcaacatgggactgcactacatcctgcaacacctggacaccccaggaaagtacgccaggatcctgtttgtggacttcagctcggcgttcaacaccatcgctcctgacatcctccaacagaagctcatccagcttgcggtgcctgcctccacctgtcagtggatcaccagcttcctgaccaacaggagacagcgtgtgaggctggggagcatcacatctgacaccctgaccaccaacactggagcccctcagggatgcgtcctctccccactgctcttctccctctacaccaacgatttctccgcaagtgactcttccgtgaagctcctgaagtatgcagacgacaccactctcatcggactgatccagaacggtgatgagactgcgtacagacaggaggtggagcggctggtccactggtgcagccaaaaccacctggacctgaacccgctcaagaccgtggagatgacagtggacttcag acaccttcaagttcctgggaaccacaatctctcgggacctgaaatggaccggccacatagactctgtccgcaagaaggcccagcagaggctgtacttcctgagacagctcaagaagttcaacctgccacgggagctgctgaagaccttctacactgccatcatccagtctgtcctctgcacctccatcactgtctggtttggatcggcctccaaacaagacaagcacagactgcaacggacaataaggactgcagaaaagataattggaatcaacctcccatctatccaagacttgtacctgtccaggaccaggaaacgtgcaagtaa